In the genome of Lonchura striata isolate bLonStr1 chromosome 22, bLonStr1.mat, whole genome shotgun sequence, one region contains:
- the SET gene encoding protein SET gives MSAPAAKVSKKELNSNHDGADETSEKEQQEAIEHIDEVQNEIDRLNEQASEEILKVEQKYNKLRQPFFQKRSELIAKIPNFWVTTFVNHPQVSALLGEEDEEALHYLTRVEVTEFEDIKSGYRIDFYFDENPYFENKVLSKEFHLNESGDPSSKSTEIKWKSGKDLTKRSSQTQNKASRKRQHEEPESFFTWFTDHSDAGADELGEVIKDDIWPNPLQYYLVPDMDDEEGEGEEDDDDDEEEEGLEDIDEEGDEDEGEEDEDDDEGEEGEEDEGEDD, from the exons aaaaagagCAACAGGAAGCAATTGAACACATTGATGAAGTACAGAATGAAATAGACAG ACTGAATGAACAAGCCAGTGAGGAAATTTTGAAAGTAGAACAGAAATACAACAAACTCCGCCAACCATTCTTCCAGAAGAGGTCAGAATTGATcgccaaaatcccaaatttctggGTAACAACATTTGTCAACCACCCACAAG TATCTGCACTGCTGggagaggaagatgaggaagcACTGCATTACTTGACCAGAGTTGAGGTGACAGAATTTGAAGATATCAAATCAGGTTACAGAATAGATTTT TATTTTGATGAGAATCCCTACTTTGAAAATAAAGTTCTCTCCAAAGAGTTTCACCTCAATGAAAGTGGAGACCCATCTTCAAAATCGACTGAGATCAAATGGAAATCTGGAAAG GACCTGACAAAACGTTCAAGCCAGACACAGAACAAAGCCAGTAGGAAGAGGCAGCATGAAGAGCCAGAAAGCTTCTTCACCTGGTTCACTGACCACTCTGATGCAGGGGCTGATGAACTAGGAGAAGTCATCAAGGATGACATCTGGCCAAATCCCCTACAGTACTACTTG GTTCCTGATATGGATGAtgaagaaggggaaggagaggaggatgatgatgatgatgaagaggaggaagggttAGAGGATATTGATGAAGAAGGAGATGAAGATGAGggggaggaagatgaagatgatgatgagggagaggaaggagag GAGGATGAAGGAGAAGATGACTAA